The Nitrospira sp. sequence GCAGGTGATAGTGGGCCTGGGGTTACACTCAAGCCTGAGAGGTTGTTGTTCCCGCCCAGTGCGGCACGGATAACGTTCACGGAATAGGTTTTCTGGCTGCCGTTCTGGGCCGTCACAGCGATATTGATCAAGGTGTTCGATCCCGCCCCATTCAACGTAATGGTTCGAGCCTGCCCGGAATTCGTGACTTGTCCATTCACGGTCGTGCTCGCCGCAGTATCTTGTTCAGTAGGCGTCACCGTGACGCTGGTCACGCCGCTTCCTACATTCACTGTGTAATCCTCTGTGGCGGTGCTGAAGGCAGGGGCTAATGGTCCCGGCGACACGCTCAATGCCGACAGATTATTGTTTCCAGCAAGTGCGGCACGGATGACGTTCACAGAATATGTCTTGGAGGGGCCGCTCTGAGGGTTCACGACGATATTGATAAAGGTGTTTGCTCCCGGTGCGTTCAACGTAATGGTTCGAGCCTGCCCAGAGTTAGTAGCCTGCCCATTCACGGTCATGCTTGCCGCGGTATCTTGCAGGGTCGGTGTTACTGTGACACTGGCTACGCCACTTCCCACATTGACCGTATAGCCGACCGTGCCGGCGCTGAAGGATGGGGCCAACGGTCCTGGTGAAATGGGCAGAGTCTGCAAATTGTTATTGTTGGACACCCCGCGACTCACGGTCGCCAGGTAGGTCTTGTCATTTCCGTTCTGAGCCGTGACGATAATCGTGATGTTCGTGCTCTGGCCTGGGCCATTAAGGGTTATGGCACGGGCTTGACCGGAGATCGCCGCTTGTCCATTCACCGTTACCGTTGCAGCAGGATCCGACAACGTGGGCGTGACATTGACGCTTCCGACGCTGTTGGCGACGTTGACGGTATAGCTTTGCACGTTCGCATCGAATGCGGGAGCCAGGGTTCCGGAGGAAACCGTCAGACCCTGTAAGGAGTTGTTTCCGGCTAATCCTGCTCTGACTAAACGGACCGTGTAGGTTCTCGAATTCGTGTCTGATTCTGAAACAACGATACTGACGATCGTCGTTGATCCTGCCGGATCCAGTGTAATGGTGCGGCTTGTCGTCGCCTGCCCATTAATAGTTACGGTGTCGCCTGACACCGCCGCTTGGGCGGTGACGATCACACTTGCAATGTTGCTGGTCAGATCGACACGGTATGAGGTTATTCCGCCGCTGAACCCCGGTTGAAGGGTGCCGGGACTGACTGTCAGCCTGGAGAGTTCCACTTCTGGGTTAACGGATGCCGTATCACCACAGCCGTACGTTCCCAGGGCGATCGCGACGAAAAGGACAGCGGCTAGATATTGGCCGGCAACGGTCATGGTGCGGATCATATAGATTGTTCACTTTCTCTAAAGGTATGAAGTGTCAGGTCCATCTTATGAACCCTAACAAGAGGTGCAGATACTTATGAGAGAGTCCAAGCTGGTCCACCTTACTTAACTGTATGTCCCAGCGGACGGGGGGAGTACGTATAACCGATCCACTTGGGTGAGGTCAAGAGCCATCAGGCCTTGGTGGGCTGGGCTCCGCGGAACTCAGGTGGACACTGTATGTAGGATTTTCGATGAGAAGCCAGCTTTTTTGAGGCCGCTCGTGTTACTCACCCAGGGAATGGGAACCGTTGGTCTTCGGATGAGACTGATTATGGAGGTCTTCTACAGGTATGGCGATGTCGATACAGCGGCTCTTATGATCCGTCGGACCCAATAGAATCCAACGGCGAGCGCGAGCATTTCTAGAATAACGTTCTGACGATGACAACAGAGTATAGCTTTGAATCTCCATTCGGGGCCGTAACGTTGATCAACACTGTCACGGGTAATAGTGGTACGAGGAGAAAGGGCTGTTGTCCTGTTGCGACCCCGGCTCCAGCCGTTACGTCACCCGACATCACGGCATTCGGATCGGATTTGGTCGCGGAGACGATTACATTGTCGACACTGAGCGGAACTTCCACCGAATATGTCGTTGTGCTCTGAGCAAAGTCGGGAACTAAGGTGCCGGGCGTCACCGTCAAGGCCGACAGGTTGTTGTCGCTTGCCGGAGCCGCGCGGTTTACAGTGACGGTGTAGGTCTTAGGGGTGCCATTCGGAGCCGTCACGATGATGGACACCAGCTTGCTGGTCCCTGGCCCGTCGAGCAGGATGGTCGCTTGTCCTTGGTTTGGGACATCACCCGAGATGACGGCATTCGAATCGGACTTCGTGGCCGTGACGGTCACTTCGGTAACGTCGGTGGCCACATTGACTGCGTAGTCTAAGGTGCCTGCAGCAAAGGCAGGTGTCATGGAACCTGGTGCGACGGTCAAGGCAGACAGATTATTGTCGCTGGAGAGCAGACGGTTCACGGTAATCGTATAGGTCTTTGAGTCACCATTCGAGGCTGTGACAGTAATCGATACGATCTTGCTGGTCCCCGGCCCGTCAAGCGGGATGATCGCTTGTCCTTGATTGGGCACATCACCCGAGATCACGGCATTGGAATCAGACTTCGTGGCTATGACGGTCACGGCGGTGACATCGGTGGCCACGTCCACTGCGTAGTTCAACGTAGTTGGATCAAAATTTGGAGCCAAGGTGCCTGGTGTGACCGTTAATGCCGACAAGTTGTTATCGCCGGAGAGACGGTTCACGGTGATGGTGTAGGTCTTCGCGGCGCCATTCGGAGCTGCCACAGTGATCGACACCTGCTTGCTGGTTCCTGGCCCATCGAGTGGGATCGTCGCCTGTCCTGTTGGGACTCCTGCTCCAGCCGTTACAGAACCGGACATCACCGCAATAGGATCGGATTTAGTTGCGGAGACGATCACTTGGGTGGCGGCGGGGGCAACGTTCACAGTGTAGTTCAAGGTAGCCGGATCAAAGGCAGGGGCCAGAGGGCCTGGTGTCACGCTCAACGCGGATAGATTGTTGTCGCTCGACAAGGGCCGAACGACATCGACGCTATAAGTGGTCTCGCTTCCAGTCTGTGTCGTCAAGTTGATGCTGATGGCGGTGGTCGATCCAGGGGGGCCAAGTGTCACGATGCGCCCCTGCCCAGCGCTTGTGATGTTCCCATTGATCGTCATGGTCACATTGCTATCTTTAGGTCTGGCCGTCACGGTGACACTGGCCGTGGTCGCCGATACTCTCAGTGCGTAGCTTGTGACATTGCTTGAAAATGTGGGCTGGAGCCTGCCGGGGGCAATCCCTAAGCCGGAGAGCGGTACTTCAGGCTCATCTGAAATCGACACTGTATCCGCACAGCCCAAGG is a genomic window containing:
- a CDS encoding cadherin-like beta sandwich domain-containing protein; its protein translation is MIRTMTVAGQYLAAVLFVAIALGTYGCGDTASVNPEVELSRLTVSPGTLQPGFSGGITSYRVDLTSNIASVIVTAQAAVSGDTVTINGQATTSRTITLDPAGSTTIVSIVVSESDTNSRTYTVRLVRAGLAGNNSLQGLTVSSGTLAPAFDANVQSYTVNVANSVGSVNVTPTLSDPAATVTVNGQAAISGQARAITLNGPGQSTNITIIVTAQNGNDKTYLATVSRGVSNNNNLQTLPISPGPLAPSFSAGTVGYTVNVGSGVASVTVTPTLQDTAASMTVNGQATNSGQARTITLNAPGANTFINIVVNPQSGPSKTYSVNVIRAALAGNNNLSALSVSPGPLAPAFSTATEDYTVNVGSGVTSVTVTPTEQDTAASTTVNGQVTNSGQARTITLNGAGSNTLINIAVTAQNGSQKTYSVNVIRAALGGNNNLSGLSVTPGPLSPAFTTNTEDYTVNVESGVTSVTVTPTEQDTAASTTVNGQVTNSGQARTITLNGAGSNTLINIAVTAQNGSQRTYSVNVIRAALGGNNNLSALTVSPGTLSPAFTSARTAYTVNNVSSSDTSILVTATPQDSSATVTINTQGGNSRSIPLPGGPSSTEIEVSVTAPNGNDKTYLITVNQPAPAAPPAPPASAPDLISADDSCPLGVPPNVDADGCAPGTSRSDNNTNITTPRFAIPQPGPGLTPNLYMGPTKIPSTFNATNSTLQPTAPLPDGTHTITSTVTSTATNLESDKSGGLQVTIDSTAPGDPG
- a CDS encoding cadherin-like beta sandwich domain-containing protein; its protein translation is MKPTLTAICQYLAATLLVALCLSALGCADTVSISDEPEVPLSGLGIAPGRLQPTFSSNVTSYALRVSATTASVTVTARPKDSNVTMTINGNITSAGQGRIVTLGPPGSTTAISINLTTQTGSETTYSVDVVRPLSSDNNLSALSVTPGPLAPAFDPATLNYTVNVAPAATQVIVSATKSDPIAVMSGSVTAGAGVPTGQATIPLDGPGTSKQVSITVAAPNGAAKTYTITVNRLSGDNNLSALTVTPGTLAPNFDPTTLNYAVDVATDVTAVTVIATKSDSNAVISGDVPNQGQAIIPLDGPGTSKIVSITVTASNGDSKTYTITVNRLLSSDNNLSALTVAPGSMTPAFAAGTLDYAVNVATDVTEVTVTATKSDSNAVISGDVPNQGQATILLDGPGTSKLVSIIVTAPNGTPKTYTVTVNRAAPASDNNLSALTVTPGTLVPDFAQSTTTYSVEVPLSVDNVIVSATKSDPNAVMSGDVTAGAGVATGQQPFLLVPLLPVTVLINVTAPNGDSKLYSVVIVRTLF